A window of Octopus sinensis linkage group LG29, ASM634580v1, whole genome shotgun sequence contains these coding sequences:
- the LOC115225949 gene encoding ATP-dependent (S)-NAD(P)H-hydrate dehydratase-like, producing the protein MFSSLNLWSVLGRRPYQTLPPVYRELDVPSINNNHHDKELISMVKFIVPTLSYGLHKGQCGRIAVVGGCQEYTGAPYFAAISALKVGADLSHVFCTADSAPVIKSYSPELIVHPLLDKSSALEEIGLWLPKMHSVVVGPGLGRHGPLLSTVKDVLAKTISLKLPLVIDADGVYLLSQDPDVIRNYTPAILTPNVVEFSGLYQKVIGRKPEVDHPVNNVKTLAEELGNVTIVLKGAYDIVSDGKEVLICNTEGSPRRCGGQGDLLSGSMGTFNHWSHLKTTGVNETTCNHNKLLAIYGPTLCAAYAACALTRECSQQAFKKCNRSMTTSDLIAEVCNVFHKLYE; encoded by the coding sequence ATGTTTTCATCGTTGAATTTGTGGTCGGTTCTTGGCCGACGGCCATACCAAACTCTCCCGCCTGTCTACCGGGAGCTGGACGTACCTTCGATAAACAATAACCACCACGACAAAGAACTAATATCCATGGTGAAATTCATCGTGCCCACCTTGTCGTACGGGCTTCACAAGGGCCAGTGCGGCCGCATTGCTGTGGTTGGAGGCTGCCAGGAATACACTGGAGCACCCTACTTTGCGGCCATATCGGCGCTTAAGGTCGGCGCCGACCTCTCTCACGTCTTTTGCACGGCTGATTCTGCCCCGGTCATCAAGTCCTATAGTCCGGAGCTGATCGTGCACCCTCTTCTGGACAAGTCCTCTGCACTCGAGGAGATCGGTCTGTGGTTGCCGAAAATGCATTCGGTGGTCGTCGGGCCGGGTCTCGGCCGTCACGGTCCCTTGCTGAGTACCGTTAAGGACGTGCTGGCGAAAACCATATCTTTGAAGTTACCGCTGGTTATAGATGCCGATGGAGTTTACCTTCTTTCTCAAGACCCTGACGTGATTCGAAACTACACCCCTGCCATCCTCACGCCGAACGTGGTCGAATTCAGCGGTTTATACCAGAAGGTGATAGGACGAAAACCTGAAGTAGATCATCCGGTGAATAACGTGAAAACCCTCGCCGAGGAACTCGGAAATGTAACGATCGTGCTGAAAGGAGCTTACGATATAGTTTCGGACGGTAAAGAAGTGTTGATATGCAACACGGAGGGCAGCCCCAGGCGTTGTGGAGGACAGGGCGACTTGCTTTCTGGAAGTATGGGGACTTTCAATCACTGGAGTCACCTGAAAACTACCGGCGTTAACGAAACCACCTGTAACCATAACAAACTGCTTGCTATCTACGGACCGACCCTGTGTGCGGCTTACGCTGCTTGTGCGCTCACCCGTGAATGTAGTCAACAGGCGTTTAAGAAATGTAACAGGTCTATGACCACCTCGGATCTGATTGCAGAAGTTTGTAACGTTTTCCATAAACTCTATGAATAA